One stretch of Mangifera indica cultivar Alphonso chromosome 9, CATAS_Mindica_2.1, whole genome shotgun sequence DNA includes these proteins:
- the LOC123226227 gene encoding BTB/POZ domain-containing protein At3g44820-like: MAPAGKVSEFYREGNNWYCRTGLPSDIIVTVEDMNFHLHKFPLISKCGKIARICEESQSTHRKTLVTELKEFPGGPGSFLIAAKFCYGIRVEMSPRNVVMVYCAAQYLKMTDEYSEGNLVSKSESFFHKNVLRRWKDCILALQSSEPVLPWAEKHQILSKCLNALSMMACTDPSLFGWPMMMYGRLQSPGGSILWNGINTGARIRSRESDWWFEDISYLSVSLFERLIQTMQARGMRPENLAGAIMYYARKYLPGLGRWQGGQSGNTRTVTSFSLIPTSVNQGIQKVLLESIEKLLPDKKGKSFCRFLLGLLRVGLILGVNETCTNSLERRIGVQLELATLDTLLIPSYSDSDTLYNTDCVERIVHHFISSESTVTSFSPTSMDLETSPSLTPLRKVAKLIDNYVAEVASDVNLKPRKIRSLAVALPESSRPLHDGLYRALDVYFKAHPWLSEKDKEELCNIIDYRKLSIDACTHASQNERLPLRIVLQVLFFEQIQLRTALAGCLHVLDTENAPAGPLTVPTDMAGQIVQRDGWVTVVRENQVLKVDMERMRSRVVELEQEFCKIRSEMKRVTKSHSSLSSPGMVAKKFRCRLLPRPSNAQPDTIESTGHTPRASVERSQPSRHSRHWKSFSLF; the protein is encoded by the exons ATGGCCCCTGCAGGCAAGGTTTCTGAGTTCTATAGAGAAGGAAATAACTG GTACTGCCGTACAGGATTGCCAAGTGATATAATTGTTACCGTGGAAGACATGAATTTCCATCTCCATAAG TTTCCACTTATATCCAAATGTGGAAAAATTGCTCGAATTTGTGAGGAATCTCAAAGTACCCATAGAAAGACCTTGGTCACTGAGCTCAAAGAATTCCCTGGAGGCCCTGGCTCTTTCTTAATTGCTGCTAAGTTCTGCTATGGTATTAGGGTTGAAATGTCACCAAGAAACGTAGTAATGGTGTACTGTGCAGCACAATACCTGAAAATGACAGATGAGTATAGTGAAGGTAACTTAGTTTCTAAGTCAGAGAGCTTCTTTCATAAGAATGTTCTACGAAGATGGAAAGATTGTATATTGGCCCTTCAAAGTTCTGAACCTGTGCTGCCATGGGCTGAAAAGCACCAAATTTTGAGCAAATGTCTGAATGCTCTGTCTATGATGGCTTGTACGGACCCCAGTTTGTTTGGTTGGCCTATGATGATGTATGGTAGATTACAAAGCCCTGGTGGAAGCATTCTGTGGAATGGTATAAACACTGGGGCAAGAATTCGAAGCAGAGAGTCTGACTGGTGGTTTGAGGACATCTCATATCTTAGTGTGAGTTTGTTTGAAAGACTTATACAGACCATGCAAGCAAGAGGTATGCGACCTGAAAATCTAGCAGGAGCCATTATGTACTATGCTCGAAAGTACCTGCCAGGTCTGGGCAGATGGCAGGGTGGACAATCTGGCAACACTAGAACAGTCACAAGTTTTAGCCTGATACCTACTTCCGTTAATCAAGGAATTCAAAAGGTTTTATTGGAGAGCATTGAAAAGCTTCTTCCTGATAAGAAGGGGAAATCCTTTTGCCGTTTCTTACTTGGACTTCTTCGCGTGGGACTGATATTGGGTGTCAATGAAACATGCACAAACTCTTTAGAGAGGAGAATAGGGGTGCAACTGGAACTTGCCACCCTAGATACTCTTCTGATTCCTAGTTATTCAGATTCTGATACTTTGTACAATACTGACTGTGTTGAACGGATTGTCCATCATTTTATATCCTCAGAATCAACAGTAACATCATTTTCGCCAACATCAATGGATCTAGAAACATCTCCTTCATTGACACCTTTAAGAAAAGTTGCAAAATTGATTGATAACTATGTTGCAGAGGTTGCTTCTGATGTTAATTTGAAACCAAGAAAGATACGCTCTCTAGCAGTTGCCCTTCCAGAATCTTCAAGACCTTTGCATGATGGGCTGTACAGAGCGCTGGATGTATACTTCAAG GCACACCCTTGGCTTTCGGAGAAAGATAAGGAAGAACTTTGCAACATCATTGACTACCGGAAGCTCTCCATTGATGCATGTACCCATGCTTCCCAAAATGAGAGGTTGCCACTTAGAATTGTTCTTCAAGTCCTGTTCTTTGAGCAGATACAGTTGAGAACTGCTCTTGCTGGTTGTCTACATGTCTTGGACACAGAAAATGCTCCAGCAGGACCATTAACTGTCCCTACTGATATGGCAGGTCAGATTGTGCAGAGGGATGGGTGGGTGACAGTTGTTCGTGAGAACCAGGTTCTGAAGGTGGATATGGAAAGGATGAGATCAAGAGTCGTAGAACTTGAACaagaattttgtaaaataaggTCAGAGATGAAAAGGGTCACCAAATCACATAGTTCACTTAGTTCCCCTGGAATGGTTGCTAAGAAATTTAGGTGCAGACTTCTTCCACGACCGTCAAATGCTCAACCAGATACCATTGAAAGCACAGGACATACTCCTAGAGCATCAGTTGAACGGTCACAACCCTCCCGTCATTCTAGGCACTGGAAAAGTTTCTCCTTGTTTTGA
- the LOC123224733 gene encoding UDP-D-apiose/UDP-D-xylose synthase 2 has product MATAAVRLDLDGRPIKPMTICMIGAGGFIGSHLCEKILSETPHKILALDVYNDKIKHLLEPESANWADRIQFHRLNIKHDSRLEGLIKMADLTINLAAICTPADYNTRPLDTIYSNFIDALPVVKYCSENNKRLIHFSTCEVYGKTIGSFLPKDSPLRQDPAYYVLKEDASPCIFGPIEKQRWSYACAKQLIERLIYAEGAENDLEFTIVRPFNWIGPRMDFIPGIDGPSEGVPRVLACFSNNLLRRQPLKLVDGGQSQRTFVYIKDAIEAVLLMIENPARANGQIFNVGNPHNEVTVRQLAEMMTEVYSKVSGEPALEVPTIDVSSKEFYGEGYDDSDKRIPDMTIINRQLGWNPKTSLWDLLESTLTYQHRTYAEAIKQAISKPIASS; this is encoded by the exons ATGGCGACGGCAGCCGTGAGATTGGATCTTGATGGGAGACCGATAAAGCCGATGACGATATGCATGATCGGTGCAGGAGGTTTCATCGGCTCTCACCTCTGCGAGAAGATTCTCTCTGAGACGCCTCACAAAATTCTGGCGCTCGATGTTTATAATGACAAGATCAAGCACTTGCTTGAGCCGGAGTCTGCTAATTGGGCCGACCGGATCCAGTTCCACCGACTCAACATTAAGCACGATTCGCGTCTCGAAGGCCTCATTAAGATGGCAGATCtg ACGATTAATCTAGCGGCGATCTGTACGCCGGCTGATTACAACACGCGTCCTCTGGACACGATCTACAGTAACTTTATCGACGCACTCCCTGTT GTTAAATACTGTTCGGAGAACAACAAGCGTCTGATTCACTTCTCTACTTGTGAAGTTTATGGGAAAACTATTGGAAGCTTTCTTCCTAAAGACAGCCCACTTCGTCAG GACCCTGCCTATTATGTACTTAAAGAAGATGCCTCCCCCTGCATTTTTGGCCCCATTGAGAAGCAGCGGTGGTCATATGCTTGTGCCAAACAATTGATTGAGAGGCTCATTTATG CCGAGGGTGCTGAGAATGATCTTGAATTCACCATTGTGAGACCTTTTAACTGGATTGGACCAAGGATGGATTTCATTCCTGGCATTGATGGTCCAAGTGAGGGTGTTCCTAGGGTTCTGGCATGCTTTAGTAAT AATCTCCTACGTCGTCAGCCTCTCAAGCTTGTGGATGGTGGCCAATCTCAGAGaacttttgtttatataaaggATGCGATTGAAGCTGTTCTATTGATGATT GAAAATCCAGCAAGGGCTAATGGTCAGATTTTCAATGTGGGCAATCCCCACAATGAAGTTACTGTTCGGCAGCTTGCTGAAATGATGACTGAG GTCTACTCTAAGGTGAGTGGAGAACCTGCTCTGGAGGTGCCGACAATTGATGTTAGCTCCAAAGAATTTTATGGTGAGGGATATGATGATAGTGACAAGAGGATTCCAGACATGACCATAATAAATAGACAACTCG GTTGGAACCCAAAGACATCACTCTGGGACTTGCTGGAATCAACCCTTACCTACCAGCACAGGACATATGCCGAGGCCATTAAGCAGGCCATATCAAAACCAATTGCATCCAGCTAA